ACATGAGCGGCGGCACCTTTACTATCACCAACATGGCGCACTCTGTGGTGGATTTCTTCACGCCCATTCTCAAACCCGGCGAAACAGGAATTCTGGGCGTGGGGCGTGTGGTGGAAAAGCCCGTTATCCGCGACGGGGCTGTGGTGGCCCGCTCCATGATGGGTTTAAGCCTCACCTTTGACCACCGCGTTGAAGACGGCGCGCCCGCCGCAGAATTTTTGAAAACGCTTGTGGAATATCTGGCGGAACCGGCCCTGCTGCTTTTTTAGGGCATTCCCGGCAAGGCTGCGGCAATGCCGCGCCCATACTGCAACCAGCACAGATCAGGAGAACACAATGTACGATGTAGTTGTCATAGGTGGCGGCCCCGGCGGTTATGCTGCGGCCATTCGCGCTTCGCAGCTTAAGGGCAAGGTGGCCTTGGTGGAAGGCGGCAACATGGGTGGCACCTGCGTTATGCGCGGCTGCATTCCCAGCAAAATATGGCTGCGCGCAGCCACCCTGCTGGAGCAGTCGCGCAAGGCTGGCGAATTCGGTCTGGAACTCACCGTGGGCAAGCTGGATTTTACCGCTGTTCTTGCCCGCAAGCAGGGTGTTTCCAACGATATCCGCATGGGTATGGAAGCCCTGCTCGCCAACAACGGGGTGGATGTTATCCCCGGCATGGCTGTTGTGACCTCGCCCACCTCTGTGGATGTGGCGGGCAAAAAGGTTGAGGCCAAAAGCATCATCATCGCCACGGGCAGCACCCTTGCAAAGTCTGAAGTTCCCGGTCTGGATCAGGCCGCCTTTACCACAGACCAATTGCTGGACATGACGGAAGCCCCGGCCTCGGTGCTTATTACCGACCCCAGCTATATCGGCGTTGAGATGGCTACCCTGCTGAGCATCCTTGGCAGCAAGGTTATCTATGCCGTGCCCGGCCCGCGCATTCTGCCCGATGAAGATCAGGATTCCAGCCAGCGCATGTCCCAGTCCTTGCGCGAGCGCGGCGTGCAGATCATTGCGCGCCACACGCTTGTCAAGCTTGCTGGCAAAACCTGCACCCTCAAAAGCGGCGACAAGGAACAGACCATTGAGGCCGACAGGGTGCTGGTATCTGGCCGCAAACCTGTTGCCTCCAAGCTGGGCCTGGAAGCTCTGGGGGTTAAATTCAATGAAGACGGCGGCATAGCCGTTGACCAGCAGTGCCGCACCGCCTGTCCGAGCATTTTTGCCATTGGCGACTGCACGGGCGGCTGGATGCTCAGCCATGCGGCCTCTGCCATGGGCATTTGCGCGGCGGAAAACAGCATGGGCGTATCCGCAAAGTTCCCCTGCCACCTGGTTTCACGCGCCATCTGGGGCAGCCCGGAAATGGGTTCCGTTGGTCTTTCCGAAGAACAGGCCGAGCGCAAGGGCTACGAGGTTGAAGTTGGCGGTTTTCCGTATTCCATCAACGGCTATGCCATGCTGCGCGGCGAAGTGGACGGAGCAGTAAAAATGGTTGCCGATGCTGAAACTGGCGAAATACTGGGCGTGCACATTGTGGGCAGCAATGCTTCCGAGCTGATCGGCGAGGCTGTGCTGGCCATGCAGCTTGAATGCACTGTACGCGAGTTCGCCAAGGGCTTCCGCGTTCATCCGGCCTTTTGCGAAACCGTCGTCGACGCCGCACGTGATGCCGCCGGGTGGGCCCTGTACCTGCCCAAGCGGGGTTAAAGCACTGATGGATACGACGGGGGTGCCGTTGGTCACAGACCTCCCCGGCCCCCCGTCGCAAACACGACGAATCTGTCCCGCATTACAAGGAAGCAGCCATGTCCGCCTTACCCGTTTGCCAGCAAGATACCGATACCAGTTCCGCGCCCGGCCAGCTTGTTCCGCTGGAGGTGCTGAATCTTGGGCGCATCGAATACGGCGAAGCCCTGAACTTTCAGAAACGCCGCGTGGAGTCGCGCGTCAGTGACGCCGTGGAAGACACCCTCCTGCTGCTTGAGCATGACCCCGTCATTACCATGGGACGCGGCGGCACAACGGCCCATCTGCATGTGGCCGAAGAACAGTTGCAGCGTCAGGGTGTGGGCCTCTACTGGGTGGAACGCGGCGGCATGGCGACCTTTCACGGCCCCGGCCAGCTTGTGGCCTATCCCGTTATCCGCCTGCGGCAAAAAGACCTGCACCTGTATATGAAAAAACTGCTGGCCGCCATCGCCTCGGTGGTGCGCTCCTTCGGGCTTGAGCCACAACTGGGTGTTCACGGCCCCGGCGTGTGGGTTAACGGCGGCAAAATTGCCAGCGTGGGCGTGGCCGTGCGCAAGTGGGTGACCTTTCACGGCATGGCCCTGAACGTGAATACCGATGTGGACTGGTTCCGTCTCATCACCCCCTGCGGCAATCCTACGGAACGCATTACCTCTATGGCAGCCGAGCTTGGAAGTCAGGTTGATTTTACCGAGGTTTCGCGCCGGTTTGTCCAGGCCTTTGCCAGCGAATTCGGCTTTGCGCCCCGCTCAGGCCTGGCTGCAAGCCGACCGGGCTGGCTGACCGTTACCCTGCGCCCCGATGCAGGGATACGCCCGGTGGAAAACATGCTGGCCAACCTCAACCTGCACAGCGTGTGTCAGGAGGCCCAGTGCCCCAACAAGGGCGAATGCTATTCACGCGGCACCTCAACTTTCATCATCATGGGCGACAGATGCACCCGAGGTTGCCGCTACTGCGCCGTTGCCAAGGGAAATCCCGCGCCTCTCGATCCATCCGAGCCGGACAACGTCGCGCAGGCCGTGCACAGGCTGGGCCTGCAACATGCGGTCATAACTTCCGTCACGCGGGACGACCTGCCGGATGGTGGCGCGGATCATTTTGTGCGCACTATCAAGGCCATACGCCACACAAGCCCGCAAACCAGCATTGAAGTGCTGGTGCCGGATTTTCAGGGCAACCACAAAGCTCTTGGGTCTGTGTGCGCCGCCCGCCCCGACATGTTCAACCATAATCTTGAAACCGTGCGGAGGCTCTTTGCCCAGGTGCGCCCGGGGGCCAGCTATCAAACCTCGCTGGAGGTTCTGCGCTACGCGGCCAGTCAGGGCCTGCGGGTAAAATCGGGCATCATGCTGGGCCTTGGCGAAACATGGAGTGAGATTCGCCTCGCCCTGACCGACCTGTTGGCCCACGGCTGCCGTTTTCTGACCCTGGGGCAATATCTTGCGCCCTCTGGCGCGCACGTGCCTGTGGCGCGGCATCTGGCCCCTGACGAATTTGACCACTGGAAGGCAACAGCTCTTGCCATGGGCTTTATGGGCGTGGCTTCCGCCCCGCTGGTGCGCAGTTCGTACCGCGCAGAGGCAATGCTGACCGATCTGACAGACGCGGCCCCGCTGGCTGCCCATACTTGCGAAGCGTGCTGAGGAGAAACGTATGAAGCTGAGGATGCGCAAATGTGGCACGACCAGTGCCACCCCGATGTTTCCGGCGGCCCGTACGCTGACGGCCCATGCTGTTGCGGCCTGCATGATAGCGGCCTGTTTCGTGCTGTTGGCGGCTGTACTGCCCGCCCATGCTGCCGCCAGCCAGCAGAATTCCGCCCCCAGACCAGACAGAACGTGGTTTATTGATGAAACCGGCTTCCACGCCTCGGCCCATGCCAACATGTCGTGCGCCGACTGCCACGCCGAGCAGGCCGACCACCAGCACCCACAGGCAGACAAGCTCAACAAGCCCGCCAGCACGGCATTTGATCGGGAAACCTGCCTGCAATGCCACGGCGAAGTTGAAGACAATCTGGCAAAAGGCACGCACGGCGGCAAACCGGCAATGAAAACGCAGGACTATAACAAGTGCGTTACCTGTCACAACCCGCACTATGTTCTTGCGCCAGAAGCCAGAGCCAAGGGCCTGCGCCCTGTGGGAGACATGAGTCAATCCTGCGGCGTGTGCCACAAGGCTCAGACTGATTTGCCCAAGCCAGCGCCCGATGTGGCCGCCTGTCTTTCCTGCCACGGGCTCAAAACCGGCAAGGGCATGCTTCCGGTTGGTGGAGCCTCTGATGGCCTGGCCGCTGGCGTGACCGTCTCCGCTGACAGGCCTCAGGGCGGCTCCACAACAACGTCTGTGTCCTTCAACAAAGGCAAGGAACCGCAGGGGCCAACAATGTGCCTCTCATGTCACGGGCCTGAATCAAGCTCTGCCGCGCCTGCTGCGGCCATGCCCAGAATCTCCGCCGAGGGAATGAAATCCATGACCCACGGCGACATGAACTGCCTCACCTGCCACGAGGATGCGGCACGCTACCCCCATAACAGGCAGGAGCGCGTCAATTGCCTCACTTGCCATACAAGGCATGACGAAAAAATCATTTATGATGCCCACAGTAATGTGAGCTGCGGAGCGTGCCATCTTTCCGACGTCACCCCGGTGCTCAAGGAAGGCAAGGTTGATTTTACCGTCAATCCTGGGCCGCTTAACGTGCACTCCATGAAGCTTGCCAGCGGCACAGCCTCCTGCGTGCGCTGCCACAGCGCCGCCCCTGTCTCAACCGTGACGGGGAGCGCAGATTCTGGCGGCTCCACAAGCGGCTTTGCGGGCAACGGCAAGGTTGGCGCTGCCAACGCCGTACTGCCGCCCAAGAGCGTGCTCTGCATGGGGTGCCACGCTGCCACGTTCAGTGTGCAGGACACCCCCGGCCAGATCGGTCTTGGCGTATTTGTGCTGGTCTTTGCTGGCCTTGGGCTGTTCTGGCTCTCCAGCGCCAATCTGGGTCATGGTTCGCCGCAAAAACCTCAGACTGCTGATGCCGCAACGGGCCAAAGCCACGGCTGCCCCGCGCCGCACCAGCACGCAGACGCGGAAAACCGCTGGACTGCGCTGTGCTGCGACGTATTCTTGCAACGGCGGCTCTACAGGGAATCCCCTCTGCGCTGGGCCGTGCATGCGCTCATATTCTTCCCCTTCCTGTTCCGCTTTGTCTGGGGTCTGCTGGGTCTGACAGGTTCGCTCCTGTCGCCGGCGCAAGAATGGCCCTGGCTGCTGCTGGACAAAAACTGGGGTGCTGGTGCGTTCCTCTTTGATCTGAGCGGGCTTGCCCTGCTGCTGGGCCTGCTGCTGGCCGCCGTGCTGTGGCGGCGTGAAAAAAATGCTGCCGCGAACGCGCCGCGCCACGACTGGCTTGCGCTGTATCTGCTGCTGGGCATCACGCTGACAGGCTTTGTGCTTGAAGGCATGCGCATCACCCTCACGGGCATGCCCGAGGGCAGCGGCTATGCCTTTGCCGGTTATATTCTGGCGCTTGGATTTGCTCCGCTTGGGCAGGCGACGCTGGCGCGCGTCTACGGCTGGGGCTGGTACGCCCATGCGGTGCTGACCGCGCTGACAGTGGCTTACATGCCCTTCAGCCAGTTGCGGCACATGTTCACGGTTCCCCTGTTCCTTCTTGTTCAGACCATTCGAGGCCGCCACTAAGGCCTAACCCATTACATTAAGGAGATAGTCATGGAAATTGCCGGATACAACATGCCCGAGGAACTGTACTACGACCAATACCACTTCTGGACCCGCGTTGACGGCGATGAACTGGTCATCGGCATGGACGACTTTGCCGAAAAGCTGGCGGGCCAGATTGTGTTTGTGCAGCTGCCCTTTGTGGGCAAGGCCGTCACCGCAGGTAAAAAGTTCGCCAAGGTGGAATCGGGCAAGTGGCTTGGCACCGTCTACAGCCCGGCCGATGGCGAAATCACAGCAGTAAACGAAGAGCTGGAGGCCAACCCCACCCTCATCAACACCGACTGCTACGGCAAGGGCTGGATGTACAGGATCAAACCCGCCGACATGAGCCAGATCAATACCCTCATTCACGGCGGCAAGGATGTTCTTGAAGCCTGGCTGCAAGAGGACATCAAGAAGTTCAAAAAGGATTAAATCATGCGTCACACAGCATTCAGCATACGACAGCGCATGGCGCTCGACGCCTGCACCGAATGCGGGCAGTGCCTGACCGTGTGCCCGGCGGTGGCGGCATCGGGCGATGCGGATCTTTCGGCTCAGGTGCGCATGGACAACCTGAAAAAGCTCTTGCGTGACCGTAATTTCTTCTGGCGGGCTCTTGGCGAGGTGCTGGGGCGCGAACCTGTGGCCACGCCGGAGCGCCTCAAGGAATACGGCACTTCGGTGTTCCGCTGTTCGCTCTGCGGTGATTGCGAAGAGGTATGCCCAGCTGGCCTGCCCCTCAAGGATCTGTGGCTCGCTCTGCGCGAAGAACTTTCGCGCACGGGCGATGCCCCGGAAAAAATCCGCATGATCCGCACCAACCTTGAAGACAGCCACAACGTCTTTGCCGAAGACAATGACGAACGTGGCGACTGGGTAGACGACATGCGCAAGCCCCCCAAGGGAGGCGGCCAGAAAGCCAAGGCCGAAGTGGTCTATTTTACGGGCTGCGTGGGCGCGTATTTTCCGCTGGCACAAAAAATCCCCATGGCCTTTGTGGAAATTCTGGAAGCCGCAGGCGTGGATTTTACCATCATGGCTGGCGATGAATGGTGCTGTGGCTTTCCCCTTGTGGGCTCGGGCCAGAGTGCCGACCTGCCCGCCATCATCAGGCATAACGTAGAGGCGGTAAAGGCGCGGGGCGCACGCAAGGTCGTGTTTACCTGCCCCTCCTGCTACCAGATCTGGCGTGAATCCTACCCGCCGGAATTTGAGCTGGCGCATGCCTCTGAAATGGTCATGCAGCTTGTGCTTGAAAACAGGCTGCCCCTTGGCGAGCTGCTCATGACAGTGACCTACCACGACCCCTGCGATCTGGGGCGCGGCGGGCGCGTGTTTGACGAGCCGCGCGAGGTCATGGCGCGTATTCCCGGCCTCAAGGTTGTGGAAATGGAGCATAACCGGAGGCACTGCCTGTGCTGCGGTGGCGGCGGAAACCTGGAAATGATCGACCCCGATCTTTCGGCGGCCATGTCCAGGCGCAAGGTTGAAGAAGCCGTGCGCACCGGAGCGCAGGCCATTGTTACCAACTGCCAGCAGTGCGTGCGCACCATGACCACCTATGCCAAACGCAACAAGGTAAACATAGAAGTGCTGGACATGAGCCAGCTTGTGGCACGCTCGCTCCAGGCGCACGCCAGTGAAGCAAAAGCCAAAGCCGACAGCGCGGCACAAGCAGTTCATGCGGGAACGTCAGCGCAGGCATAGTGCGCTGACGACACAGCGACATACTCGCCGGGCAGTGCAGGAATAACAAAACGCAGCACAAACTGGGTGTAGACGCGGAAAGGGCAACCCGGACCGCAAGAGGCGCAGACACCCCATCAGGAGGCGCACATGCAGTGGCGATTGCTCGATTTGCCGCCGCTTACGGCGGCGGAAAACATGGCTCTTGACGAGGTGCTGCTTGAAATTCGCGGTAGTGGCCGCTCACAGGACACATTGCGTTTTTTGCAGTTCAAGCCCGCAACAGTACTGGTGGGTTTTCATCAATCCATTCAGGAAGAAATACGCCTTTCCTACTGCCGCGAGCAGGGAATCGACATCAACCGCCGTATCACGGGCGGGGGCGGCCTGCTGTTTGATGAAAACCAGATTGGCTGGGAACTCATCTGCGACAAAGCCTTTTTTGGCGTGGGTATTCCCAATGCCAACCTGTTCCGCCGCCTGTGCGAGCCTACCGTCACGGCCCTGCGCGGCATGGACATTGACGCGGCGTTTCGCCCCCGCAACGACATAGAAGTGGCAGGCCGCAAAATATCAGGCACTGGCGGCACGGACTGCGATGCGGCCTTTCTGTTCCAGGGTACGCTGCTGGTGGATTTTGACGTGGAAACCATGCTCAAATGCCTGCGCGTGCCAGTGGAAAAGCTGAAAGCCAAGGAAATTGATTCCGTCAAAAAGCGTGTGACCTGCCTGGCGTGGGAGCTCGGGCGCGTACCCGCCAGCGCCGATATCAAGGCTGC
The Desulfovibrio sp. DNA segment above includes these coding regions:
- the lpdA gene encoding dihydrolipoyl dehydrogenase; this translates as MYDVVVIGGGPGGYAAAIRASQLKGKVALVEGGNMGGTCVMRGCIPSKIWLRAATLLEQSRKAGEFGLELTVGKLDFTAVLARKQGVSNDIRMGMEALLANNGVDVIPGMAVVTSPTSVDVAGKKVEAKSIIIATGSTLAKSEVPGLDQAAFTTDQLLDMTEAPASVLITDPSYIGVEMATLLSILGSKVIYAVPGPRILPDEDQDSSQRMSQSLRERGVQIIARHTLVKLAGKTCTLKSGDKEQTIEADRVLVSGRKPVASKLGLEALGVKFNEDGGIAVDQQCRTACPSIFAIGDCTGGWMLSHAASAMGICAAENSMGVSAKFPCHLVSRAIWGSPEMGSVGLSEEQAERKGYEVEVGGFPYSINGYAMLRGEVDGAVKMVADAETGEILGVHIVGSNASELIGEAVLAMQLECTVREFAKGFRVHPAFCETVVDAARDAAGWALYLPKRG
- the lipA gene encoding lipoyl synthase: MSALPVCQQDTDTSSAPGQLVPLEVLNLGRIEYGEALNFQKRRVESRVSDAVEDTLLLLEHDPVITMGRGGTTAHLHVAEEQLQRQGVGLYWVERGGMATFHGPGQLVAYPVIRLRQKDLHLYMKKLLAAIASVVRSFGLEPQLGVHGPGVWVNGGKIASVGVAVRKWVTFHGMALNVNTDVDWFRLITPCGNPTERITSMAAELGSQVDFTEVSRRFVQAFASEFGFAPRSGLAASRPGWLTVTLRPDAGIRPVENMLANLNLHSVCQEAQCPNKGECYSRGTSTFIIMGDRCTRGCRYCAVAKGNPAPLDPSEPDNVAQAVHRLGLQHAVITSVTRDDLPDGGADHFVRTIKAIRHTSPQTSIEVLVPDFQGNHKALGSVCAARPDMFNHNLETVRRLFAQVRPGASYQTSLEVLRYAASQGLRVKSGIMLGLGETWSEIRLALTDLLAHGCRFLTLGQYLAPSGAHVPVARHLAPDEFDHWKATALAMGFMGVASAPLVRSSYRAEAMLTDLTDAAPLAAHTCEAC
- a CDS encoding respiratory nitrate reductase subunit gamma; translated protein: MKLRMRKCGTTSATPMFPAARTLTAHAVAACMIAACFVLLAAVLPAHAAASQQNSAPRPDRTWFIDETGFHASAHANMSCADCHAEQADHQHPQADKLNKPASTAFDRETCLQCHGEVEDNLAKGTHGGKPAMKTQDYNKCVTCHNPHYVLAPEARAKGLRPVGDMSQSCGVCHKAQTDLPKPAPDVAACLSCHGLKTGKGMLPVGGASDGLAAGVTVSADRPQGGSTTTSVSFNKGKEPQGPTMCLSCHGPESSSAAPAAAMPRISAEGMKSMTHGDMNCLTCHEDAARYPHNRQERVNCLTCHTRHDEKIIYDAHSNVSCGACHLSDVTPVLKEGKVDFTVNPGPLNVHSMKLASGTASCVRCHSAAPVSTVTGSADSGGSTSGFAGNGKVGAANAVLPPKSVLCMGCHAATFSVQDTPGQIGLGVFVLVFAGLGLFWLSSANLGHGSPQKPQTADAATGQSHGCPAPHQHADAENRWTALCCDVFLQRRLYRESPLRWAVHALIFFPFLFRFVWGLLGLTGSLLSPAQEWPWLLLDKNWGAGAFLFDLSGLALLLGLLLAAVLWRREKNAAANAPRHDWLALYLLLGITLTGFVLEGMRITLTGMPEGSGYAFAGYILALGFAPLGQATLARVYGWGWYAHAVLTALTVAYMPFSQLRHMFTVPLFLLVQTIRGRH
- a CDS encoding glycine cleavage system H protein — encoded protein: MEIAGYNMPEELYYDQYHFWTRVDGDELVIGMDDFAEKLAGQIVFVQLPFVGKAVTAGKKFAKVESGKWLGTVYSPADGEITAVNEELEANPTLINTDCYGKGWMYRIKPADMSQINTLIHGGKDVLEAWLQEDIKKFKKD
- a CDS encoding (Fe-S)-binding protein → MRHTAFSIRQRMALDACTECGQCLTVCPAVAASGDADLSAQVRMDNLKKLLRDRNFFWRALGEVLGREPVATPERLKEYGTSVFRCSLCGDCEEVCPAGLPLKDLWLALREELSRTGDAPEKIRMIRTNLEDSHNVFAEDNDERGDWVDDMRKPPKGGGQKAKAEVVYFTGCVGAYFPLAQKIPMAFVEILEAAGVDFTIMAGDEWCCGFPLVGSGQSADLPAIIRHNVEAVKARGARKVVFTCPSCYQIWRESYPPEFELAHASEMVMQLVLENRLPLGELLMTVTYHDPCDLGRGGRVFDEPREVMARIPGLKVVEMEHNRRHCLCCGGGGNLEMIDPDLSAAMSRRKVEEAVRTGAQAIVTNCQQCVRTMTTYAKRNKVNIEVLDMSQLVARSLQAHASEAKAKADSAAQAVHAGTSAQA